In Lepidochelys kempii isolate rLepKem1 chromosome 10, rLepKem1.hap2, whole genome shotgun sequence, a single window of DNA contains:
- the TTLL13 gene encoding tubulin polyglutamylase TTLL13 isoform X1: MASRVGGGLCSDPAPRAGFPRGVGSFVAMETASGPAGAGGGAAAAVAPGALAPPACGPERPANRMKMNSSDSSESENDTEEEEEEEFANEHIKRLGGGRKDMHQDGTPQEGAFEAEDTCLGHKSEHSSSGKSDLPTVSLIDLEEQMTEDCEAETTPRKKKRKHRLLSINLTNCKYESVRRAARHCGLKEVGEDEEWTVYWTDCSVSLERVMEMKRFQKINHFPGMTEICRKDLLARNLNRMLKLFPKEYSIFPRTWCLPADYGDFQTYGRMRKNKTYICKPDSGCQGRGIFITRNPKEIKHGEHLICQQYISKPFLIDGFKFDLRIYVLVTSCDPLKIFVYEEGLARFATMRYIEPSSSNLDDICMHLTNYAINKHNENFIRDDMMGSKRKLSTLNAWMMDNSYDTTELWEDIEDIIIKTLISAHPVLKHNYRTCFPNHITGCACFEILGFDILLDRKLKPWLLEVNHSPSFTTDSHLDREVKDALLCDTINLINLRACDKRKVLEEDKRRVKERLFQAHQPPREARREQLENSQAAWLAQAEKYENTHLGGYRRIYPALETDKYEPFFKHSGSLFQETVASKAREECARQQLEEIRLKQEQREATTGKKKKERKENLQGESAGEKSRIRRKAKVPPTRLTYSSTRTCDRKMQQMVFDSMRPQEIVEDEEVERIKALLQRENLIRGLGIVDQLSRLLHTAEPRPVNVHRPHINISESQPQFLQDVFGNRETQGLMTLVPLSLLGGTVRELGQQILQQPAARAQMLGNQGFIPTLLGTLSGMGQSIPYRAQYKPQHGLQPQKNMSWLGSHTLGTPIVTEPCALAKMLKEGGRRFSSARNKVEGHAHAPRRPLHVASGYSDSLRYLAHAGKAPNHTYSDCTFPSVTHPLSRAAVHELAINSASAPIVQRSDTSHRTSAMPMLNFNHHRKWT, translated from the exons CTAACAGAATGAAGATGAACTCCAGTGACAGCAGCGAATCAGAGAATGAtactgaggaagaggaggaagaagagtttGCAAATGAACACATTAAGAGACTGGGTGGAGGAAGAAAAGATATGCATCAGGATGGCACTCCTCAGGAGGGAGCTTTTGAGGCAGAGGACACATGCCTAGGGCACAAGAGTGAACACAGTTCAAGTGGAAAAAGTGATCTGCCGACTGTCTCACTGATTGATCTGGAAGAACAAATGACAGAAGACTGTGAAGCAGAGACCACtccaagaaagaaaaagagaaaacacaG GCTGCTCTCTATCAACCTGACCAACTGCAAGTATGAGAGTG TGCGGCGTGCTGCCCGACACTGTGGCCTAAAAGAAGTGGGGGAGGATGAGGAGTGGACGGTGTACTGGACTGACTGCTCGGTCTCTCTGGAGCGCGTCATGGAAATGAAGAGGTTTCAG AAAATCAACCATTTCCCGGGGATGACGGAGATTTGCCGGAAGGACCTGCTGGCCCGCAACCTCAACCGCATGCTCAAACTCTTCCCCAAGGAGTACAGTATCTTCCCCCGCACCTGGTGCCTGCCTGCTGA CTATGGGGATTTCCAGACCTACGGGCGCATGAGGAAAAACAAGACGTACATCTGCAAGCCAGACAGTGGCTGCCAAGGGAGGGGCATCTTCATAACCCGCAACCCAAAGGAGATTAAACATGGGGAGCACCTGATCTGCCAGCAGTACATATCCAAG CCCTTCCTTATTGATGGCTTCAAATTTGACCTGCGTATCTATGTCCTGGTCACATCCTGTGACCCCCTGAAGATTTTTGTCTATGAGGAAGGGCTGGCCCGGTTTGCCACCATGAGGTACATcgagcccagcagcagcaacctG GACGATATCTGCATGCACCTGACCAACTATGCTATCAACAAACATAATGAAAACTTCATCCGAGACGACATGATGGGCAGTAAGAG GAAACTGTCTACCTTGAATGCCTGGATGATGGACAACAGCTACGACACGACAGAACTCTGGGAAGACATTGAGGACATCATTATAAAGACCCTTATCTCAGCCCACCCTGTTCTGAAGCACAACTACCGCACCTGCTTCCCCAACCACATCACCGGTTGTGCCTGCTTTGAGATTCTGGGCTTTGACATCCTGCTAGACAGAAAGCTGAAACCCTGGCTGCTGGAG GTGAATCACTCTCCCAGTTTCACCACGGACTCGCACTTGGACCGAGAGGTGAAGGACGCTTTGCTCTGTGACACCATCAACCTGATAAACCTGCGAGCCTGTGACAAGAGGAAGGTGCTGGAAGAGGACAAGCGACGGGTGAAGGAGCGACTCTTCCAGGCCCACCAGCCACCTCGTGAAGCCAG ACGTGAGCAGTTAGAAAACAGCCAGGCGGCCTGGCTGGCCCAAGCGGAGAAGTATGAGAACACGCACCTGGGAGGGTACCGGCGCATTTACCCTGCGCTCGAGACAGACAAGTATGAGCCATTCTTCAAGCACAGCGGCTCCCTCTTCCAGGAAACAGTGGCTTCCAAGGCAAGAGAGGAGTGTGCCAG GCAGCAGCTGGAGGAAATTCGCTTGAAGCAAGAGCAACGAGAGGCTACTActgggaagaagaaaaaggagcGAAAGGAGAACCTGCAGGGAGAGTCAGCTGGGGAGAAATCCCGCATCCGCAGAAAGGCCAAGGTTCCTCCCACCCGCCTCACCTATAGCAGCACCAGGACCTGCGACAGGAAG ATGCAGCAGATGGTGTTTGACTCCATGCGGCCCCAGGAGATAGTGGAAGATGAGGAAGTAGAGAGGATCAAGGCTCTTCTGCAGCGCGAAAACCTCATCCGGGGTCTGGGCATCGTGGATCAGCTCTCTCGGCTGCTCCACACAGCTGAGCCCAGGCCTGTGAATGTCCACAGGCCCCACATCAATATCTCCGAGAGCCAG CCGCAGTTCCTTCAGGATGTGTTTGGGAACCGGGAGACACAGGGGTTAATGACCCTTGTCCCCCTCTCGCTCCTGGGAGGCACAGTCCGGGAGTTAGGACAGCAGATCTTGCAGCAGCCTGCGGCCAGAGCCCAGATGCTGGGCAACCAGGGCTTCATTCCCACCCTCCTGGGtaccctgtcagggatgggccaGAGCATCCCCTACCGTGCACAGTATAAGCCACAGCATGGCCTGCAGCCGCAGAAGAACATGAGCTGGTTAGGAAGCCACACTCTGGGGACACCGATAGTCACCGAGCCCTGTGCTCTGGCAAAGATGCTGAAGGAAGGAGGCCGGAGATTCTCCAGCGCCAGAAACAAGGTTGAAGGCC ATGCCCATGCCCCCAGGCGGCCCCTCCATGTGGCCAGTGGTTACTCTGACTCTCTGAGGTACCTGGCTCATGCTGGAAAGGCTCCAAATCACACGTATAGTGACTGCACGTTCCCCTCAGTGACACACCCCCTAAGCCGTGCTGCAGTCCACGAGCTAGCCATCAACTCTGCCTCTGCTCCCATCGTCCAGCGCTCAGACACCTCACACCGCACCAGTGCCATGCCCATGCTCAACTTCAACCACCACAG GAAATGGACCTGA
- the TTLL13 gene encoding tubulin polyglutamylase TTLL13 isoform X2: protein MASRVGGGLCSDPAPRAGFPRGVGSFVAMETASGPAGAGGGAAAAVAPGALAPPACGPERPANRMKMNSSDSSESENDTEEEEEEEFANEHIKRLGGGRKDMHQDGTPQEGAFEAEDTCLGHKSEHSSSGKSDLPTVSLIDLEEQMTEDCEAETTPRKKKRKHRLLSINLTNCKYESVRRAARHCGLKEVGEDEEWTVYWTDCSVSLERVMEMKRFQKINHFPGMTEICRKDLLARNLNRMLKLFPKEYSIFPRTWCLPADYGDFQTYGRMRKNKTYICKPDSGCQGRGIFITRNPKEIKHGEHLICQQYISKPFLIDGFKFDLRIYVLVTSCDPLKIFVYEEGLARFATMRYIEPSSSNLDDICMHLTNYAINKHNENFIRDDMMGSKRKLSTLNAWMMDNSYDTTELWEDIEDIIIKTLISAHPVLKHNYRTCFPNHITGCACFEILGFDILLDRKLKPWLLEVNHSPSFTTDSHLDREVKDALLCDTINLINLRACDKRKVLEEDKRRVKERLFQAHQPPREARREQLENSQAAWLAQAEKYENTHLGGYRRIYPALETDKYEPFFKHSGSLFQETVASKAREECARQQLEEIRLKQEQREATTGKKKKERKENLQGESAGEKSRIRRKAKVPPTRLTYSSTRTCDRKMQQMVFDSMRPQEIVEDEEVERIKALLQRENLIRGLGIVDQLSRLLHTAEPRPVNVHRPHINISESQPQFLQDVFGNRETQGLMTLVPLSLLGGTVRELGQQILQQPAARAQMLGNQGFIPTLLGTLSGMGQSIPYRAQYKPQHGLQPQKNMSWLGSHTLGTPIVTEPCALAKMLKEGGRRFSSARNKVEGRNGPEPWPNSLWGKKGPMALGILQPKVMAVPKDMVSSAWKGEKTSKGTDR from the exons CTAACAGAATGAAGATGAACTCCAGTGACAGCAGCGAATCAGAGAATGAtactgaggaagaggaggaagaagagtttGCAAATGAACACATTAAGAGACTGGGTGGAGGAAGAAAAGATATGCATCAGGATGGCACTCCTCAGGAGGGAGCTTTTGAGGCAGAGGACACATGCCTAGGGCACAAGAGTGAACACAGTTCAAGTGGAAAAAGTGATCTGCCGACTGTCTCACTGATTGATCTGGAAGAACAAATGACAGAAGACTGTGAAGCAGAGACCACtccaagaaagaaaaagagaaaacacaG GCTGCTCTCTATCAACCTGACCAACTGCAAGTATGAGAGTG TGCGGCGTGCTGCCCGACACTGTGGCCTAAAAGAAGTGGGGGAGGATGAGGAGTGGACGGTGTACTGGACTGACTGCTCGGTCTCTCTGGAGCGCGTCATGGAAATGAAGAGGTTTCAG AAAATCAACCATTTCCCGGGGATGACGGAGATTTGCCGGAAGGACCTGCTGGCCCGCAACCTCAACCGCATGCTCAAACTCTTCCCCAAGGAGTACAGTATCTTCCCCCGCACCTGGTGCCTGCCTGCTGA CTATGGGGATTTCCAGACCTACGGGCGCATGAGGAAAAACAAGACGTACATCTGCAAGCCAGACAGTGGCTGCCAAGGGAGGGGCATCTTCATAACCCGCAACCCAAAGGAGATTAAACATGGGGAGCACCTGATCTGCCAGCAGTACATATCCAAG CCCTTCCTTATTGATGGCTTCAAATTTGACCTGCGTATCTATGTCCTGGTCACATCCTGTGACCCCCTGAAGATTTTTGTCTATGAGGAAGGGCTGGCCCGGTTTGCCACCATGAGGTACATcgagcccagcagcagcaacctG GACGATATCTGCATGCACCTGACCAACTATGCTATCAACAAACATAATGAAAACTTCATCCGAGACGACATGATGGGCAGTAAGAG GAAACTGTCTACCTTGAATGCCTGGATGATGGACAACAGCTACGACACGACAGAACTCTGGGAAGACATTGAGGACATCATTATAAAGACCCTTATCTCAGCCCACCCTGTTCTGAAGCACAACTACCGCACCTGCTTCCCCAACCACATCACCGGTTGTGCCTGCTTTGAGATTCTGGGCTTTGACATCCTGCTAGACAGAAAGCTGAAACCCTGGCTGCTGGAG GTGAATCACTCTCCCAGTTTCACCACGGACTCGCACTTGGACCGAGAGGTGAAGGACGCTTTGCTCTGTGACACCATCAACCTGATAAACCTGCGAGCCTGTGACAAGAGGAAGGTGCTGGAAGAGGACAAGCGACGGGTGAAGGAGCGACTCTTCCAGGCCCACCAGCCACCTCGTGAAGCCAG ACGTGAGCAGTTAGAAAACAGCCAGGCGGCCTGGCTGGCCCAAGCGGAGAAGTATGAGAACACGCACCTGGGAGGGTACCGGCGCATTTACCCTGCGCTCGAGACAGACAAGTATGAGCCATTCTTCAAGCACAGCGGCTCCCTCTTCCAGGAAACAGTGGCTTCCAAGGCAAGAGAGGAGTGTGCCAG GCAGCAGCTGGAGGAAATTCGCTTGAAGCAAGAGCAACGAGAGGCTACTActgggaagaagaaaaaggagcGAAAGGAGAACCTGCAGGGAGAGTCAGCTGGGGAGAAATCCCGCATCCGCAGAAAGGCCAAGGTTCCTCCCACCCGCCTCACCTATAGCAGCACCAGGACCTGCGACAGGAAG ATGCAGCAGATGGTGTTTGACTCCATGCGGCCCCAGGAGATAGTGGAAGATGAGGAAGTAGAGAGGATCAAGGCTCTTCTGCAGCGCGAAAACCTCATCCGGGGTCTGGGCATCGTGGATCAGCTCTCTCGGCTGCTCCACACAGCTGAGCCCAGGCCTGTGAATGTCCACAGGCCCCACATCAATATCTCCGAGAGCCAG CCGCAGTTCCTTCAGGATGTGTTTGGGAACCGGGAGACACAGGGGTTAATGACCCTTGTCCCCCTCTCGCTCCTGGGAGGCACAGTCCGGGAGTTAGGACAGCAGATCTTGCAGCAGCCTGCGGCCAGAGCCCAGATGCTGGGCAACCAGGGCTTCATTCCCACCCTCCTGGGtaccctgtcagggatgggccaGAGCATCCCCTACCGTGCACAGTATAAGCCACAGCATGGCCTGCAGCCGCAGAAGAACATGAGCTGGTTAGGAAGCCACACTCTGGGGACACCGATAGTCACCGAGCCCTGTGCTCTGGCAAAGATGCTGAAGGAAGGAGGCCGGAGATTCTCCAGCGCCAGAAACAAGGTTGAAGGCC GAAATGGACCTGAACCTTGGCCAAACAGTCTCTGGGGAAAAAAGGGACCAATGGCCTTGGGAATCCTGCAGCCAAAGGTGATGGCTGTGCCAAAAGACATGGTTTCTTCTGCGTGGAAGGGAGAAAAAACCTCCAAGGGGACAGACAGATGA
- the TTLL13 gene encoding tubulin polyglutamylase TTLL13 isoform X3, protein MASRVGGGLCSDPAPRAGFPRGVGSFVAMETASGPAGAGGGAAAAVAPGALAPPACGPERPANRMKMNSSDSSESENDTEEEEEEEFANEHIKRLGGGRKDMHQDGTPQEGAFEAEDTCLGHKSEHSSSGKSDLPTVSLIDLEEQMTEDCEAETTPRKKKRKHRLLSINLTNCKYESVRRAARHCGLKEVGEDEEWTVYWTDCSVSLERVMEMKRFQKINHFPGMTEICRKDLLARNLNRMLKLFPKEYSIFPRTWCLPADYGDFQTYGRMRKNKTYICKPDSGCQGRGIFITRNPKEIKHGEHLICQQYISKPFLIDGFKFDLRIYVLVTSCDPLKIFVYEEGLARFATMRKLSTLNAWMMDNSYDTTELWEDIEDIIIKTLISAHPVLKHNYRTCFPNHITGCACFEILGFDILLDRKLKPWLLEVNHSPSFTTDSHLDREVKDALLCDTINLINLRACDKRKVLEEDKRRVKERLFQAHQPPREARREQLENSQAAWLAQAEKYENTHLGGYRRIYPALETDKYEPFFKHSGSLFQETVASKAREECARQQLEEIRLKQEQREATTGKKKKERKENLQGESAGEKSRIRRKAKVPPTRLTYSSTRTCDRKMQQMVFDSMRPQEIVEDEEVERIKALLQRENLIRGLGIVDQLSRLLHTAEPRPVNVHRPHINISESQPQFLQDVFGNRETQGLMTLVPLSLLGGTVRELGQQILQQPAARAQMLGNQGFIPTLLGTLSGMGQSIPYRAQYKPQHGLQPQKNMSWLGSHTLGTPIVTEPCALAKMLKEGGRRFSSARNKVEGHAHAPRRPLHVASGYSDSLRYLAHAGKAPNHTYSDCTFPSVTHPLSRAAVHELAINSASAPIVQRSDTSHRTSAMPMLNFNHHRKWT, encoded by the exons CTAACAGAATGAAGATGAACTCCAGTGACAGCAGCGAATCAGAGAATGAtactgaggaagaggaggaagaagagtttGCAAATGAACACATTAAGAGACTGGGTGGAGGAAGAAAAGATATGCATCAGGATGGCACTCCTCAGGAGGGAGCTTTTGAGGCAGAGGACACATGCCTAGGGCACAAGAGTGAACACAGTTCAAGTGGAAAAAGTGATCTGCCGACTGTCTCACTGATTGATCTGGAAGAACAAATGACAGAAGACTGTGAAGCAGAGACCACtccaagaaagaaaaagagaaaacacaG GCTGCTCTCTATCAACCTGACCAACTGCAAGTATGAGAGTG TGCGGCGTGCTGCCCGACACTGTGGCCTAAAAGAAGTGGGGGAGGATGAGGAGTGGACGGTGTACTGGACTGACTGCTCGGTCTCTCTGGAGCGCGTCATGGAAATGAAGAGGTTTCAG AAAATCAACCATTTCCCGGGGATGACGGAGATTTGCCGGAAGGACCTGCTGGCCCGCAACCTCAACCGCATGCTCAAACTCTTCCCCAAGGAGTACAGTATCTTCCCCCGCACCTGGTGCCTGCCTGCTGA CTATGGGGATTTCCAGACCTACGGGCGCATGAGGAAAAACAAGACGTACATCTGCAAGCCAGACAGTGGCTGCCAAGGGAGGGGCATCTTCATAACCCGCAACCCAAAGGAGATTAAACATGGGGAGCACCTGATCTGCCAGCAGTACATATCCAAG CCCTTCCTTATTGATGGCTTCAAATTTGACCTGCGTATCTATGTCCTGGTCACATCCTGTGACCCCCTGAAGATTTTTGTCTATGAGGAAGGGCTGGCCCGGTTTGCCACCATGAG GAAACTGTCTACCTTGAATGCCTGGATGATGGACAACAGCTACGACACGACAGAACTCTGGGAAGACATTGAGGACATCATTATAAAGACCCTTATCTCAGCCCACCCTGTTCTGAAGCACAACTACCGCACCTGCTTCCCCAACCACATCACCGGTTGTGCCTGCTTTGAGATTCTGGGCTTTGACATCCTGCTAGACAGAAAGCTGAAACCCTGGCTGCTGGAG GTGAATCACTCTCCCAGTTTCACCACGGACTCGCACTTGGACCGAGAGGTGAAGGACGCTTTGCTCTGTGACACCATCAACCTGATAAACCTGCGAGCCTGTGACAAGAGGAAGGTGCTGGAAGAGGACAAGCGACGGGTGAAGGAGCGACTCTTCCAGGCCCACCAGCCACCTCGTGAAGCCAG ACGTGAGCAGTTAGAAAACAGCCAGGCGGCCTGGCTGGCCCAAGCGGAGAAGTATGAGAACACGCACCTGGGAGGGTACCGGCGCATTTACCCTGCGCTCGAGACAGACAAGTATGAGCCATTCTTCAAGCACAGCGGCTCCCTCTTCCAGGAAACAGTGGCTTCCAAGGCAAGAGAGGAGTGTGCCAG GCAGCAGCTGGAGGAAATTCGCTTGAAGCAAGAGCAACGAGAGGCTACTActgggaagaagaaaaaggagcGAAAGGAGAACCTGCAGGGAGAGTCAGCTGGGGAGAAATCCCGCATCCGCAGAAAGGCCAAGGTTCCTCCCACCCGCCTCACCTATAGCAGCACCAGGACCTGCGACAGGAAG ATGCAGCAGATGGTGTTTGACTCCATGCGGCCCCAGGAGATAGTGGAAGATGAGGAAGTAGAGAGGATCAAGGCTCTTCTGCAGCGCGAAAACCTCATCCGGGGTCTGGGCATCGTGGATCAGCTCTCTCGGCTGCTCCACACAGCTGAGCCCAGGCCTGTGAATGTCCACAGGCCCCACATCAATATCTCCGAGAGCCAG CCGCAGTTCCTTCAGGATGTGTTTGGGAACCGGGAGACACAGGGGTTAATGACCCTTGTCCCCCTCTCGCTCCTGGGAGGCACAGTCCGGGAGTTAGGACAGCAGATCTTGCAGCAGCCTGCGGCCAGAGCCCAGATGCTGGGCAACCAGGGCTTCATTCCCACCCTCCTGGGtaccctgtcagggatgggccaGAGCATCCCCTACCGTGCACAGTATAAGCCACAGCATGGCCTGCAGCCGCAGAAGAACATGAGCTGGTTAGGAAGCCACACTCTGGGGACACCGATAGTCACCGAGCCCTGTGCTCTGGCAAAGATGCTGAAGGAAGGAGGCCGGAGATTCTCCAGCGCCAGAAACAAGGTTGAAGGCC ATGCCCATGCCCCCAGGCGGCCCCTCCATGTGGCCAGTGGTTACTCTGACTCTCTGAGGTACCTGGCTCATGCTGGAAAGGCTCCAAATCACACGTATAGTGACTGCACGTTCCCCTCAGTGACACACCCCCTAAGCCGTGCTGCAGTCCACGAGCTAGCCATCAACTCTGCCTCTGCTCCCATCGTCCAGCGCTCAGACACCTCACACCGCACCAGTGCCATGCCCATGCTCAACTTCAACCACCACAG GAAATGGACCTGA
- the TTLL13 gene encoding tubulin polyglutamylase TTLL13 isoform X4, with the protein MQLVRTANRMKMNSSDSSESENDTEEEEEEEFANEHIKRLGGGRKDMHQDGTPQEGAFEAEDTCLGHKSEHSSSGKSDLPTVSLIDLEEQMTEDCEAETTPRKKKRKHRLLSINLTNCKYESVRRAARHCGLKEVGEDEEWTVYWTDCSVSLERVMEMKRFQKINHFPGMTEICRKDLLARNLNRMLKLFPKEYSIFPRTWCLPADYGDFQTYGRMRKNKTYICKPDSGCQGRGIFITRNPKEIKHGEHLICQQYISKPFLIDGFKFDLRIYVLVTSCDPLKIFVYEEGLARFATMRYIEPSSSNLDDICMHLTNYAINKHNENFIRDDMMGSKRKLSTLNAWMMDNSYDTTELWEDIEDIIIKTLISAHPVLKHNYRTCFPNHITGCACFEILGFDILLDRKLKPWLLEVNHSPSFTTDSHLDREVKDALLCDTINLINLRACDKRKVLEEDKRRVKERLFQAHQPPREARREQLENSQAAWLAQAEKYENTHLGGYRRIYPALETDKYEPFFKHSGSLFQETVASKAREECARQQLEEIRLKQEQREATTGKKKKERKENLQGESAGEKSRIRRKAKVPPTRLTYSSTRTCDRKMQQMVFDSMRPQEIVEDEEVERIKALLQRENLIRGLGIVDQLSRLLHTAEPRPVNVHRPHINISESQPQFLQDVFGNRETQGLMTLVPLSLLGGTVRELGQQILQQPAARAQMLGNQGFIPTLLGTLSGMGQSIPYRAQYKPQHGLQPQKNMSWLGSHTLGTPIVTEPCALAKMLKEGGRRFSSARNKVEGHAHAPRRPLHVASGYSDSLRYLAHAGKAPNHTYSDCTFPSVTHPLSRAAVHELAINSASAPIVQRSDTSHRTSAMPMLNFNHHRKWT; encoded by the exons ATGCAACTTGTAAGAACAGCTAACAGAATGAAGATGAACTCCAGTGACAGCAGCGAATCAGAGAATGAtactgaggaagaggaggaagaagagtttGCAAATGAACACATTAAGAGACTGGGTGGAGGAAGAAAAGATATGCATCAGGATGGCACTCCTCAGGAGGGAGCTTTTGAGGCAGAGGACACATGCCTAGGGCACAAGAGTGAACACAGTTCAAGTGGAAAAAGTGATCTGCCGACTGTCTCACTGATTGATCTGGAAGAACAAATGACAGAAGACTGTGAAGCAGAGACCACtccaagaaagaaaaagagaaaacacaG GCTGCTCTCTATCAACCTGACCAACTGCAAGTATGAGAGTG TGCGGCGTGCTGCCCGACACTGTGGCCTAAAAGAAGTGGGGGAGGATGAGGAGTGGACGGTGTACTGGACTGACTGCTCGGTCTCTCTGGAGCGCGTCATGGAAATGAAGAGGTTTCAG AAAATCAACCATTTCCCGGGGATGACGGAGATTTGCCGGAAGGACCTGCTGGCCCGCAACCTCAACCGCATGCTCAAACTCTTCCCCAAGGAGTACAGTATCTTCCCCCGCACCTGGTGCCTGCCTGCTGA CTATGGGGATTTCCAGACCTACGGGCGCATGAGGAAAAACAAGACGTACATCTGCAAGCCAGACAGTGGCTGCCAAGGGAGGGGCATCTTCATAACCCGCAACCCAAAGGAGATTAAACATGGGGAGCACCTGATCTGCCAGCAGTACATATCCAAG CCCTTCCTTATTGATGGCTTCAAATTTGACCTGCGTATCTATGTCCTGGTCACATCCTGTGACCCCCTGAAGATTTTTGTCTATGAGGAAGGGCTGGCCCGGTTTGCCACCATGAGGTACATcgagcccagcagcagcaacctG GACGATATCTGCATGCACCTGACCAACTATGCTATCAACAAACATAATGAAAACTTCATCCGAGACGACATGATGGGCAGTAAGAG GAAACTGTCTACCTTGAATGCCTGGATGATGGACAACAGCTACGACACGACAGAACTCTGGGAAGACATTGAGGACATCATTATAAAGACCCTTATCTCAGCCCACCCTGTTCTGAAGCACAACTACCGCACCTGCTTCCCCAACCACATCACCGGTTGTGCCTGCTTTGAGATTCTGGGCTTTGACATCCTGCTAGACAGAAAGCTGAAACCCTGGCTGCTGGAG GTGAATCACTCTCCCAGTTTCACCACGGACTCGCACTTGGACCGAGAGGTGAAGGACGCTTTGCTCTGTGACACCATCAACCTGATAAACCTGCGAGCCTGTGACAAGAGGAAGGTGCTGGAAGAGGACAAGCGACGGGTGAAGGAGCGACTCTTCCAGGCCCACCAGCCACCTCGTGAAGCCAG ACGTGAGCAGTTAGAAAACAGCCAGGCGGCCTGGCTGGCCCAAGCGGAGAAGTATGAGAACACGCACCTGGGAGGGTACCGGCGCATTTACCCTGCGCTCGAGACAGACAAGTATGAGCCATTCTTCAAGCACAGCGGCTCCCTCTTCCAGGAAACAGTGGCTTCCAAGGCAAGAGAGGAGTGTGCCAG GCAGCAGCTGGAGGAAATTCGCTTGAAGCAAGAGCAACGAGAGGCTACTActgggaagaagaaaaaggagcGAAAGGAGAACCTGCAGGGAGAGTCAGCTGGGGAGAAATCCCGCATCCGCAGAAAGGCCAAGGTTCCTCCCACCCGCCTCACCTATAGCAGCACCAGGACCTGCGACAGGAAG ATGCAGCAGATGGTGTTTGACTCCATGCGGCCCCAGGAGATAGTGGAAGATGAGGAAGTAGAGAGGATCAAGGCTCTTCTGCAGCGCGAAAACCTCATCCGGGGTCTGGGCATCGTGGATCAGCTCTCTCGGCTGCTCCACACAGCTGAGCCCAGGCCTGTGAATGTCCACAGGCCCCACATCAATATCTCCGAGAGCCAG CCGCAGTTCCTTCAGGATGTGTTTGGGAACCGGGAGACACAGGGGTTAATGACCCTTGTCCCCCTCTCGCTCCTGGGAGGCACAGTCCGGGAGTTAGGACAGCAGATCTTGCAGCAGCCTGCGGCCAGAGCCCAGATGCTGGGCAACCAGGGCTTCATTCCCACCCTCCTGGGtaccctgtcagggatgggccaGAGCATCCCCTACCGTGCACAGTATAAGCCACAGCATGGCCTGCAGCCGCAGAAGAACATGAGCTGGTTAGGAAGCCACACTCTGGGGACACCGATAGTCACCGAGCCCTGTGCTCTGGCAAAGATGCTGAAGGAAGGAGGCCGGAGATTCTCCAGCGCCAGAAACAAGGTTGAAGGCC ATGCCCATGCCCCCAGGCGGCCCCTCCATGTGGCCAGTGGTTACTCTGACTCTCTGAGGTACCTGGCTCATGCTGGAAAGGCTCCAAATCACACGTATAGTGACTGCACGTTCCCCTCAGTGACACACCCCCTAAGCCGTGCTGCAGTCCACGAGCTAGCCATCAACTCTGCCTCTGCTCCCATCGTCCAGCGCTCAGACACCTCACACCGCACCAGTGCCATGCCCATGCTCAACTTCAACCACCACAG GAAATGGACCTGA